From the genome of Spodoptera frugiperda isolate SF20-4 chromosome 23, AGI-APGP_CSIRO_Sfru_2.0, whole genome shotgun sequence, one region includes:
- the LOC118267212 gene encoding multiple inositol polyphosphate phosphatase 1: protein MQVLLTVIVLALINYIDLVGSLKTSFIRQHLGSRTPYRFRANKNDSRIKYPGCKDTKIWMVIRHGTRLPSRKDLNAVSKLVDLKYEVLWQHEYGKGQLTNEQFNSLQDWRLNIDPDQDSYLTLEGQDEMILMAERMQKRFPNAIKQKYSNKTFLFRYTATQRAQQSARYFTNGLFEKKDAQDIIFAPATRVDPVLRFYKHCDRWLSQVKKNPDTYNETRLFGHSRLMNDTLESVSKRLGLSRVLRLETVELMYKFCGYETSWDKHHISPWCYAFDEDSMQVFEYYHDLKTYWLDGYGHELTYRQACMSIKNMFEFFDKRDGYQSIFMFSHSGTILKILTHLKLYQPSSPLRGDAIVKDRPWKLSEIDCFAANLAFVLFKCKDGDHVLTLHQEKIIKLPMCKHELCPLKHLREYFHDSIFKCDYTDMCSLQPNSTNNKED, encoded by the exons TTACAGTGATTGTTTTAgctttaataaattacatagaTCTAGTAGGTTCTTTAAAAACTAGCTTTATTCGACAACATTTAGGTTCACGCACTCCGTACAGGTTTCGAGCGAATAAAAATGATTCCAGAATAAAATATCCAG GTTGCAAAGATACTAAAATATGGATGGTGATTCGTCATGGCACCAGATTGCCGAGTCGAAAAGATTTAAATGCGGTTTCAAAACTAGTTGATTTAAAGTATGAAGTGTTATGGCAACATGAGTATGGAAAAG GTCAATTAACCAATGAGCAATTCAATAGTCTACAAGACTGGAGACTAAATATTGATCCTGATCAGGATAGTTACCTGACATTAGAGGGACAAGATGAGATGATATTAATGGCTGAAAGAATGCAAAAACGATTCCCGAATGCCATCAAACAGAAGTATAGTAATAAGACATTTTTA TTCCGCTACACAGCAACACAGCGAGCTCAACAGAGTGCAAGATACTTCACTAATGGCTTGTTTGAAAAGAAAGATGCCCAAGACATCATATTTGCACCAGCAACGCGAGTTGATCCTGTTTTAAGG ttttacaaACACTGTGACAGGTGGTTATCGCAAGTAAAGAAAAATCCTGACACTTACAACGAGACTAGACTGTTTGGTCATAGTCGTCTAATGAACGACACGTTGGAGTCCGTGTCTAAAAGACTGGGCCTCAGTAGAGTACTCAGATTGG aaactGTGGAGTTAATGTACAAGTTCTGTGGCTATGAAACGTCGTGGGACAAGCATCACATATCGCCGTGGTGTTACGCTTTCGATGAAGATAGTATGCAG gtgtTTGAATACTATCACGATCTGAAGACGTATTGGCTGGATGGCTACGGACATGAGCTGACGTATCGTCAAGCTTGCATGTCTATAAAGAACATGTTCGAGTTTTTTGA CAAACGTGACGGGTACCAGTCAATCTTCATGTTCAGTCACTCGGGTACTATTCTGAAGATCCTGACGCACTTGAAGCTCTACCAGCCATCGTCTCCGCTCCGAGGGGACGCCATTGTCAAGGATAGACCGTGGAAACTCTCCGAGATTGACTGCTTCGCCGCTAATTTGGCATTTGTGCtgtttaa ATGCAAAGACGGAGACCACGTTTTAACTCTACATCAAGAGAAAATAATCAAGTTACCGATGTGTAAACACGAACTGTGTCCACTGAAGCACTTGAGGGAATATTTCCATGACAGCATATTCAAATGTGACTACACGGACATGTGTAGTCTTCAACCGAATAGTACAAATAATAAGGAAGATTAA